One Limisphaerales bacterium DNA window includes the following coding sequences:
- a CDS encoding isoaspartyl peptidase/L-asparaginase, producing MTTESANPGHLVAIVIHGGAGRMDKAKLTPARQKNYHATLEASLRAGHAILKRGGSSLDAVQAAIMVMEDSPLFNAGKGSVFTSAGRNELDASLMDGRTLEAGAVGGVTTLKNPILAARAVMDHTPHVLLTNEGAEAFAKSRGLEWVNSKYFHTDQRWRQFQEWKRKKDKSKQTFLDEKHADYFGTVGCVALDAKGNLAAGTSTGGLTGKQFGRIGDSPIIGAGTYANNQTCGISCTGHGEFFIRYAVAHDISAHMEYKQSTLAQAAREVVQVKLKKAKGSGGVIGIDAKGNIVMEFNTPAMNRGSIDINGKLTTGIFK from the coding sequence ATGACGACTGAATCCGCAAACCCAGGCCATCTCGTTGCCATCGTCATCCACGGCGGTGCCGGCCGAATGGACAAGGCGAAGCTCACGCCCGCACGTCAAAAGAATTACCATGCCACCCTCGAGGCTTCCCTGCGCGCCGGCCACGCCATCCTCAAACGCGGCGGCAGCTCGCTCGACGCCGTGCAGGCGGCCATTATGGTGATGGAAGATTCGCCCCTCTTTAATGCCGGCAAAGGGTCGGTCTTCACCAGCGCCGGTCGCAATGAACTCGATGCCTCGCTGATGGATGGCCGCACCCTTGAGGCCGGCGCGGTCGGCGGCGTGACCACGTTGAAAAATCCCATCCTCGCCGCGCGTGCGGTGATGGATCACACCCCGCACGTGCTGCTCACCAACGAAGGCGCTGAAGCCTTCGCCAAATCCAGAGGATTGGAATGGGTGAATTCCAAATACTTTCACACCGATCAACGTTGGCGACAATTCCAGGAATGGAAAAGGAAAAAGGACAAAAGCAAACAAACCTTTCTCGATGAAAAACACGCCGACTACTTCGGCACCGTCGGCTGTGTGGCGCTCGATGCCAAAGGCAACCTTGCCGCCGGCACCTCCACCGGCGGACTCACCGGCAAACAATTCGGGCGCATCGGCGACTCACCCATCATTGGCGCCGGCACATATGCGAACAACCAAACCTGCGGCATCTCCTGCACCGGCCACGGCGAATTTTTCATCCGCTACGCCGTCGCGCACGACATCTCCGCTCACATGGAATACAAACAATCCACCCTCGCCCAAGCCGCGCGCGAGGTCGTTCAGGTAAAACTCAAAAAAGCCAAAGGCAGCGGCGGCGTCATCGGCATTGATGCCAAAGGCAACATCGTGATGGAATTCAATACCCCCGCCATGAACCGCGGCAGCATTGACATCAACGGCAAATTGACGACTGGAATTTTCAAATGA
- a CDS encoding paraquat-inducible protein A, whose protein sequence is MNPRQLQGCLAVAAGLLGLGLFAPCMTLHPGFGEFTPLVRLINPELTVPTTYSILQGIRSMFDEGSVFIGVMVLLFSVVFPIWKLGVYYMASARLAAGLNIGGSVRWVNQLGKWSMLDVFVLAVLVVAVKGLPGGSRVAVEWGAAAFCASVLLSIYISLYISGGRNSVASEGTED, encoded by the coding sequence ATGAACCCGCGGCAACTTCAGGGATGCCTTGCGGTGGCGGCGGGACTGCTTGGGCTTGGGTTGTTTGCACCCTGCATGACGCTGCACCCCGGCTTTGGCGAGTTCACCCCGCTCGTACGGCTGATTAACCCCGAACTCACCGTGCCCACCACTTATTCCATTCTCCAAGGCATCCGTTCCATGTTTGACGAGGGCAGTGTGTTTATCGGCGTGATGGTGCTGCTCTTTTCTGTGGTGTTCCCGATTTGGAAACTGGGGGTGTACTACATGGCCTCCGCCCGGCTGGCGGCGGGTTTGAACATCGGCGGCTCGGTACGCTGGGTGAATCAACTCGGTAAATGGTCGATGTTGGATGTATTTGTGCTGGCGGTGCTGGTGGTGGCTGTCAAGGGTTTGCCCGGCGGTTCACGTGTGGCCGTTGAGTGGGGCGCGGCGGCCTTTTGTGCTTCGGTGTTGTTGAGTATTTACATTTCACTGTATATCAGCGGCGGGCGCAATTCCGTTGCCTCGGAGGGCACGGAAGATTAA
- a CDS encoding prepilin-type N-terminal cleavage/methylation domain-containing protein has protein sequence MEGIPSPPRRGFTLIELLVVIAIVGVLAALLLPVLGRAKAKARRVQCVSQLGQLATALIAFANEHGNRLPWQFTPSTQREFFGPQRDDFVGHPAAIFSLPPLRAGLGSAELLWSPCDADREAANQAARADWSQYDPTIGRILPHKAISYVLIHGADIGRPTTVLASTRNLSTCDLATAHWSGADEKHPPPEAMSGLNKSQGQLVAADGSARQSDDADLGTSGKTVLAHRESAGGVTLGRAATGVLGCCATPSPVVGATIPNLFPKIAENGKGTRYVFILDCSGSMRIDKRLQLAKQALYRTLQKLGPKKEFFIYFYHSASMPMDGEPLSATPENIARIKSWVNAIPAAGGTDPRGALREAFGEKKPDTIWLMTDGIFKVGNDTPVRRLIADLNPDKSVRVNTVGFGRKPEDVDKSLVPIATENDGSFEFINSHPGK, from the coding sequence ATGGAAGGCATCCCCTCACCTCCACGGCGCGGCTTTACCTTGATTGAGCTGCTGGTGGTGATTGCGATCGTCGGAGTGCTGGCGGCACTACTGCTGCCGGTGCTTGGGCGCGCAAAGGCAAAAGCCCGGCGCGTTCAGTGCGTGAGTCAACTCGGGCAACTGGCGACTGCTTTGATTGCTTTTGCAAACGAACACGGAAACCGCCTGCCATGGCAATTCACGCCCTCCACCCAACGGGAATTTTTTGGGCCTCAACGTGATGACTTCGTCGGCCATCCGGCCGCCATCTTCTCGCTGCCTCCACTGCGGGCCGGGCTGGGTTCGGCTGAACTTTTGTGGTCGCCCTGCGATGCCGATCGCGAAGCCGCCAACCAAGCCGCCCGCGCCGACTGGTCCCAATACGATCCAACCATTGGCCGCATCCTGCCACACAAGGCAATCAGCTACGTGCTCATCCACGGCGCGGATATTGGCCGCCCCACCACCGTGTTGGCCAGCACCCGCAATCTATCCACCTGCGATCTCGCCACGGCGCACTGGAGCGGCGCAGATGAAAAACACCCACCGCCTGAAGCGATGAGCGGCCTTAACAAAAGTCAGGGCCAACTCGTGGCGGCCGATGGTTCTGCGCGCCAATCGGATGATGCCGACCTTGGCACTTCCGGAAAAACCGTGCTGGCTCATCGCGAATCAGCCGGTGGGGTCACCTTGGGCCGGGCGGCCACCGGTGTGCTCGGCTGCTGCGCTACGCCTTCCCCCGTGGTCGGCGCGACTATTCCCAACCTCTTTCCCAAGATAGCGGAAAACGGGAAAGGAACGCGGTACGTTTTTATTCTCGATTGCTCCGGCAGCATGCGCATTGACAAACGCTTGCAACTCGCCAAACAAGCGCTGTACCGCACGCTCCAAAAACTGGGTCCGAAAAAAGAATTTTTCATCTATTTCTACCACAGCGCAAGCATGCCGATGGACGGCGAGCCCTTGTCAGCCACCCCGGAAAATATCGCGCGCATCAAGTCATGGGTCAACGCCATCCCCGCCGCCGGTGGCACCGATCCGCGCGGCGCGTTGCGCGAAGCCTTTGGCGAGAAAAAACCCGACACCATTTGGCTGATGACCGACGGCATTTTCAAAGTGGGCAACGATACCCCCGTCCGGCGATTGATTGCCGACCTGAACCCAGACAAATCCGTACGCGTGAACACCGTTGGCTTCGGGCGCAAACCCGAGGATGTCGACAAATCCCTCGTCCCCATCGCCACCGAAAACGACGGCAGCTTTGAATTCATCAACTCCCATCCGGGCAAATAA
- a CDS encoding M20/M25/M40 family metallo-hydrolase yields the protein MKLRLLLLLAIPFTTGAAEISKKYQATADRLIHSATNSGFAFQRLATMCDSFGPRLSGSPNLEKAIDWCLAEMKKDGFVNVHGEDVMVPHWVRGKESAELVSPRRRVLPMLGLGGSVGTPREGITAEVLVVDSFADLKAKAAQAKGKMVLFNVPFTNYRETVIVRSIGAIEAAKVGAVASLIRSVGPFSMQTPHTGNMRYDDKVKRIPHAALSMEDALMLARMHSRGETIRVRLKMEARTLPPVKSRNVIAEIRGSEKPDEIVIVSGHIDSWDVGQGAMDDGGGCLAAWEAARLVMKSGLKPRRTIRVVLWTNEENGLGGAKEYARRHAKELKNHVLAIESDSGVFKPTGYGFLGSGEGMKVIQQIGGLLKPLGAGEIKKGCRGADVMRLIVGGVPVMHLEVDRERYFWFHHTHADTIDKLDQNEFNRCVASLAVMTFLAADLPGGVPR from the coding sequence ATGAAACTGCGCCTCCTCTTACTCCTCGCTATACCCTTCACCACAGGGGCGGCGGAAATTTCCAAAAAATATCAAGCCACGGCTGATCGGCTGATTCATTCGGCGACGAATAGTGGGTTTGCGTTTCAGCGACTGGCGACGATGTGCGATTCATTTGGGCCGCGCTTGAGCGGGTCACCGAATTTGGAGAAGGCGATTGATTGGTGTTTGGCGGAGATGAAAAAGGATGGGTTTGTCAATGTGCACGGGGAGGATGTGATGGTGCCGCATTGGGTGCGCGGGAAGGAATCGGCGGAGTTGGTTTCGCCGCGCCGACGGGTACTGCCGATGTTGGGTTTGGGGGGAAGTGTGGGCACACCGAGGGAAGGCATCACGGCAGAAGTTTTGGTGGTGGATAGTTTTGCGGATCTCAAAGCAAAGGCGGCGCAGGCGAAAGGGAAGATGGTGCTGTTTAATGTGCCGTTTACAAATTATCGAGAGACGGTGATTGTGCGGAGCATCGGGGCGATTGAGGCGGCGAAGGTCGGCGCCGTAGCCAGCTTGATTCGGTCGGTGGGGCCGTTTTCAATGCAAACGCCGCACACGGGCAATATGCGCTACGATGACAAAGTGAAACGTATTCCGCACGCGGCGCTTTCGATGGAGGATGCGCTGATGCTGGCGCGGATGCATTCGCGCGGGGAAACGATTCGCGTGCGATTGAAAATGGAGGCACGGACGCTGCCGCCAGTGAAGTCGCGCAATGTGATTGCAGAAATTCGCGGAAGCGAGAAGCCGGATGAAATTGTAATCGTCAGCGGCCACATCGATTCGTGGGACGTGGGCCAAGGTGCGATGGATGACGGCGGTGGTTGTCTGGCAGCGTGGGAGGCGGCGCGGTTGGTTATGAAAAGCGGCCTCAAACCAAGGCGTACCATTCGCGTGGTGTTGTGGACGAATGAGGAAAACGGCCTCGGCGGCGCGAAGGAATACGCGCGGCGACACGCGAAGGAGTTGAAAAATCATGTGCTTGCGATTGAATCAGACAGCGGCGTTTTCAAGCCAACCGGCTACGGCTTCCTCGGTAGCGGTGAGGGGATGAAAGTCATCCAACAAATCGGCGGGCTTTTAAAGCCGCTGGGCGCGGGCGAAATCAAGAAAGGCTGCCGAGGCGCGGACGTGATGAGGCTCATTGTGGGCGGCGTGCCGGTGATGCATTTGGAGGTGGACCGCGAGCGTTACTTTTGGTTTCACCACACCCACGCGGACACCATCGACAAGTTGGATCAAAACGAATTCAACCGCTGCGTGGCCTCGCTGGCGGTGATGACGTTTTTGGCGGCAGACTTGCCCGGCGGCGTGCCCCGTTAA
- a CDS encoding SEL1-like repeat protein encodes MRILDNLIFRAEELNEVKIQYRLAVIYQTGDRTEQNLEQARHWFERAAEQGHEDAARILATLGGSKKNPGKLETPRAATKAKVGAVAEVALPPVIKTKPLRQAKESKSDSAGQGNCPNGHGPLQDWDGDLRCWICGWSHKQSSSPGRSTVGQPVNFEGAMGGTGNTESRLMRWFGKKPEPRLPVEETNSGEAKSKEPGFNLDAVFGVGVVLYLLARSC; translated from the coding sequence ATGCGAATTCTGGACAATCTTATTTTCCGCGCCGAGGAGTTAAATGAAGTTAAAATCCAATATCGATTGGCGGTCATTTACCAGACCGGCGATCGAACGGAACAGAATCTGGAGCAAGCCCGACATTGGTTTGAGCGTGCGGCAGAACAGGGTCACGAGGATGCCGCCCGAATTCTGGCGACTCTGGGTGGGTCGAAAAAAAACCCAGGCAAATTGGAAACGCCCCGTGCCGCTACAAAAGCAAAGGTGGGGGCTGTCGCGGAGGTAGCACTGCCTCCAGTGATCAAGACCAAACCCCTCCGGCAAGCCAAAGAATCCAAGTCTGATTCGGCGGGGCAAGGGAATTGCCCCAACGGCCACGGTCCGTTGCAGGATTGGGATGGTGATTTACGGTGCTGGATTTGCGGTTGGTCCCACAAACAATCGAGTTCGCCCGGACGTTCAACCGTGGGTCAACCGGTAAACTTCGAGGGGGCAATGGGCGGAACTGGGAACACCGAATCGCGACTGATGCGGTGGTTTGGGAAAAAACCGGAACCCCGGCTGCCGGTTGAGGAAACAAATTCCGGAGAAGCAAAATCAAAAGAACCGGGCTTTAATTTGGATGCGGTTTTTGGGGTGGGAGTCGTCTTGTATTTGCTGGCCCGAAGTTGTTAG
- a CDS encoding leucine-rich repeat domain-containing protein, which yields MSKFDADIHKLEAEPEVESPKRGRVLLAFRIGLTGVLLLVGVGFWIDLQARRECEAKANDFFFLLQGPDVNRDEVHALMKREPDASEPRSREGDMVDDYIWPGVFFNYTMRLIYSREYGIYELVEVRSESHSRWGGESGVAEGDPVERVKFSNAQFEIKLREELRKPEGDITKTELLQLDRIDLAQSLVSDLKPVSQLRGLHLLILNNNHVEHLEPLESLTKLEVIYLRFNRIEDVSPLARLPQLRRLDLGDNRVADLEPLGRISTLNDLIIRNNRFTSIAPIARLKELRKLDASGNQIRILEPMGKLLRIESLDFSKNEISDIRPLENLHALEFLNLNDNVISDLSPLSKLKDIKILYLERNRITRVTALAGLGQLDLISLGGNPIPRSEVEALRIALPNCRIDF from the coding sequence ATGAGCAAATTCGACGCGGACATTCACAAGCTTGAGGCTGAGCCCGAAGTTGAATCGCCTAAAAGAGGCCGAGTACTGCTGGCGTTTCGTATCGGGTTGACGGGGGTGTTGCTATTGGTGGGTGTGGGTTTCTGGATTGATCTTCAGGCGCGGCGTGAGTGTGAGGCCAAGGCAAACGATTTCTTTTTCCTGTTACAAGGGCCGGACGTGAATCGTGACGAGGTTCACGCATTGATGAAGCGCGAACCCGATGCCTCTGAACCGCGGAGCCGGGAGGGTGATATGGTGGATGATTATATTTGGCCCGGGGTGTTTTTTAACTACACCATGCGTCTCATTTATAGTCGTGAATACGGGATTTATGAATTGGTGGAAGTGCGCAGCGAATCGCATTCGCGATGGGGTGGTGAATCGGGAGTGGCCGAGGGCGATCCGGTCGAACGGGTTAAGTTTTCCAATGCTCAGTTTGAGATCAAGTTGCGCGAGGAACTTAGGAAACCCGAAGGGGACATCACCAAAACCGAGTTGTTGCAGCTGGACCGAATTGATCTTGCCCAAAGTTTGGTGAGCGATCTCAAGCCCGTAAGTCAACTCCGCGGGTTGCATTTGCTCATCCTCAACAACAACCACGTGGAACATCTTGAACCCCTTGAATCGCTCACCAAGTTGGAAGTGATTTATCTGCGATTCAACCGGATCGAAGATGTCTCCCCATTGGCGAGGTTACCACAATTGCGCCGGCTTGATTTAGGCGATAATCGCGTGGCCGATCTTGAACCCCTCGGCCGCATCAGCACGCTCAATGACCTGATCATTCGCAACAACCGGTTCACCTCAATCGCCCCCATAGCGCGCTTAAAGGAGTTGCGTAAGTTGGATGCGAGTGGAAATCAGATCCGCATTCTCGAACCCATGGGTAAACTATTGCGGATAGAGTCGCTGGATTTTTCAAAAAATGAAATTTCAGATATTCGCCCGTTGGAAAATCTCCATGCGCTTGAGTTTTTGAACCTGAACGACAATGTGATCAGCGACTTATCTCCCTTGTCGAAACTCAAGGACATCAAGATTTTATATCTTGAACGCAACCGTATTACCCGCGTCACCGCGCTCGCCGGCCTCGGGCAATTGGACCTGATCAGCCTCGGCGGAAACCCCATTCCGCGCAGCGAAGTGGAGGCGCTCCGCATAGCCCTTCCCAACTGCCGAATTGATTTCTAA